Proteins encoded in a region of the Rutidosis leptorrhynchoides isolate AG116_Rl617_1_P2 chromosome 9, CSIRO_AGI_Rlap_v1, whole genome shotgun sequence genome:
- the LOC139865753 gene encoding uncharacterized protein isoform X2 encodes MSRVTKWKIEKAKVKVVFRLQFHATNIPQGGWDKLFISFIPTETGKATAKTNKTNVRNGSCKWADPIYESTRLLLDSKSKQYDDKLYKLVVGTGTSRSSILGEATINLADYADASQPAVIALPLHGSDQGTILHVTIQLLTAKTGFREFEQQRDKGLQRESEISTAKLSSSVLQIPDDLVNKAKTRMQNREETNMHEEYSDSQVTCDGGSSNTSENYYIDKHDLPSTREVDSVKSSISKNQTSPTEKINGSDHSMENDLTIAYEENRRLKESLEVAESSISELKLELTALQTHANGIGKETEKITQELANEIASSQELVKEVTLLKSECSKFKNDLQHFQEEKLSPKFMEIREISDGDWVNRVSAVEDRIREMQEKVLIGVCDSDLSFLQTDLELLLSSVQDLKKGPVEPEIIVQKMDIAKGEKDNYVKKMNEMECYYEALVQELEENQKRILGEFQDLRNEHSTCVYTISTCKAETESIRNDMKALSLVNNELQKRATTSESALKRARLNYSIAVSQLQKDLDMLSFQVLSMFETNQTVIKESFIKTPKPLPKNLACGDVLSDDLKKSLSLQEVIYKKVEDELGELCSANLQMDVYSRTLKETLVESVGFVRKMSDKLRELTHQLQVSNESKGVLFEDVHSLKGQNAYYFAKCNDLHLQNQMLEADLGKLSNENFLLMEKITECEALCNDYKVYKSKHELVSVEKLNLEKDVILLKEELASLRSKIHELILSNETVQKEKDMADVSLIAARSDNQDLQKDLVSVGEELQASKIEIDNIKRKFGIGLHDTVAKMKFPNACFEKLQTQLDSVANKFISAFDSEEKHLENSESVLMYLSSLQLELQKISLEDKNFVEKSKLIISELEKENQESIERLRFLNDELDVEREMKIKLEGMLVHLTSELESQRSELDHVSKLATERELENSRVVQLIAQHEENLEKLHKDRSVDASLACRLEEMQESIISEDLKFIFVNTHYEVKIKELEKDHLESESRLIEENENLVATVKSLQMKLRDTESRLNELVDREVRCMKENETLSTTLESLRVEMEASVVRNALEVDQLKDMLTKYEAEVAQNKELQSKLLDAETRLNECIVSETRYIEENEKLSTSLEFIKRELEALNARNLAISESKNKHAIEVDQLKDMLTKYEAEVEQYKELQSKLLDAETRLNECIESETRYIEENEKLSTSLEFYKRELEALNARNLEISESKNKHALEVDQLKDALTKYEAEAEQNKELQSKLLDAETRLNECIVSETRYVEENEKLSTSLEFHKQELEALNARNLEISESKNKHILEVDQLKDMLTKYEAEVGHVNMELHDTDSRLKACLENEARYIEENRSLASELGSLRLELEASFAHNAEILESKNEHSIEVGQLKDMLTKLESDVGKYSKLETKLLDTESRLNRCLENESRYIEENKNLATKLDQSTAEVDQLKEEVKMNLLDAKEKIDHYIKGEARYIDEIKSLKSELDAVIAQNAAVLSSTNTRTIELEQNDGMISKEESDILLVVLKSKLGEQNDELIALQNKCSELTNKLSEQILKTEEFKNMSIYLKELKENGDVAREKKEPEGPSESLRLAFIKEQYQSKIQELKQQLSVSKMHNEEMLFKLQDALEEIESKKKSESTHLRRIEELQAEVNLVNSDKPDNDRIQAELECAVLSLECCKEEKEKLATLLRECEDEKSKISDELSLIRERFAAKEGTSFTGSNGSVDPVSPISVKIVQGVTKHAYEGDENSPVDDSKQLMVVNDQFRTQHLRSCMEQLDEELEKMKNDNSLLPLANYDPSIQDFHRELAQLNQVNEELGSIYPNFVDFRGNGNALERVLALEIELAEALKTKNKSSIFQSSFLKQHSDEEAVFKSFRDINELIKDMLDIKGKYTNVENELKEMHDRYSQLSLQFAEVEGERQKLMMTLKNVRSSRNLLRVNRSSLAALEDNPL; translated from the exons ATGTCAAGGGTTACCAAATGGAAAATTGAGAAGGCTAAAGTTAAAGTTGTTTTTAGGCTGCAATTTCACGCTACAAAT ATTCCCCAAGGTGGATGGGATAAGTTATTTATTTCTTTTATTCCTACTGAAACCGGGAAGGCGACTGCAAAGACTAACAAAACAAATGTGAGAAACGGGTCGTGCAAATGGGCAGATCCTATCTATGAAAGTACAAGGCTACTATTGGATTCTAAGAGCAAACAATATGACGATAAACTCTACAAACTTGTTGTGGGAacg GGTACTTCGAGGTCTAGCATCCTCGGTGAGGCTACGATCAACCTTGCCGATTATGCGGATGCATCACAGCCTGCTGTTATTGCTCTCCCGCTTCATGGATCGGACCAGGGAACCATTTTGCAC GTTACGATTCAGCTGCTGACGGCTAAAACTGGATTCAGAGAGTTTGAGCAGCAAAGAGATAAAGGGTTGCAAAGGGAGAGCGAAATTAGTACTGCCAAATTATCGTCTTCTGTATTGCAGATTCCTGATGATCTCGTCAATAAG GCTAAGACTCGAATGCAAAATAGAGAAGAAACAAATATGCATGAAGAATATTCAGATTCACAAGTTACATGTGATGGTGGGTCATCTAACACGTCGGAAAATTACTATATCGACAAGCATGATTTGCCAAGCACTCGTGAAGTCGATAGCGTTAAAAGCAGCATTTCCAAGAATCAAACCTCACCAACCGAAAAAATCAACGGTTCAGATCATTCGATGGAAAATGACTTAACGATTGCTTACGAAGAGAATCGTAGACTCAAAGAAAGTTTGGAGGTGGCTGAGTCATCGATTTCTGAGCTCAAGTTGGAGTTAACCGCTTTGCAGACTCATGCTAATGGAATTGGTAAAGAAACCGAAAAGATTACGCAAGAATTAGCGAATGAAATTGCTTCAAGTCAAGAGTTAGTTAAAGAGGTTACATTACTCAAATCGGAATGTTCAAAGTTCAAGAATGATTTACAACATTTTCAAGAAGAGAAATTAAGCCCAAAGTTTATGGAGATAAGAGAAATAAGTGATGGCGATTGGGTTAATCGGGTTTCGGCTGTGGAGGATCGAATACGAGAAATGCAAGAAAAGGTTTTAATCGGTGTTTGTGATTCCGATTTGAGTTTCTTACAAACTGATTTGGAACTGCTTCTTAGTAGTGTGCAAGATCTTAAAAAAGGACCCGTTGAGCCCGAAATCATTGTTCAAAAAATGGATATTGCAAAAGGAGAAAAGGATAATTATGTTAAAAAAATGAATGAAATGGAGTGTTACTATGAAGCACTTGTTCAGGAACTTGAAGAAAATCAAAAACGAATACTAGGCGAGTTTCAAGACCTTAGAAACGAGCATTCGACCTGTGTCTACACTATTTCCACTTGCAAAGCGGAAACGGAGTCAATACGGAACGATATGAAAGCTTTGAGTTTGGTGAACAACGAGCTTCAGAAACGGGCTACAACTTCAGAGTCAGCACTTAAAAGGGCTCGTTTGAATTACTCGATTGCAGTGAGTCAACTGCAAAAGGATCTTGACATGCTTTCGTTCCAAGTTTTATCCATGTTCGAAACCAATCAAACCGTCATTAAAGAATCTTTTATCAAAACACCAAAACCGTTGCCCAAAAATCTCGCATGTGGTGATGTACTTTCGGACGATTTGAAGAAATCGTTGAGCTTACAAGAAGTTATATACAAGAAAGTTGAAGATGAGCTTGGTGAATTGTGTTCGGCAAATTTGCAAATGGACGTTTATTCACGGACTCTTAAGGAAACGTTAGTTGAATCCGTGGGTTTTGTAAGAAAAATGAGCGATAAATTGAGAGAATTGACGCACCAATTACAAGTTTCGAACGAATCGAAAGGTGTTTTGTTTGAAGATGTCCATTCGTTAAAGGGACAAAACGCGTATTATTTTGCGAAATGTAATGATCTGCATCTGCAAAACCAAATGTTGGAAGCGGATTTAGGTAAACTTTCAAATGAGAATTTTCTTCTTATGGAGAAGATTACCGAATGTGAAGCTTTGTGCAATGATTACAAAGTTTACAAAAGCAAACACGAACTCGTTTCTGTCGAAAAGCTGAATCTTgaaaaagatgtgattttattgaAGGAAGAGTTAGCGAGTTTAAGATCCAAAATTCACGAGTTGATTCTTTCGAATGAAACCGTACAGAAGGAAAAAGATATGGCTGACGTGTCGTTAATTGCAGCCCGTTCAGATAATCAGGATCTTCAGAAAGATTTGGTTTCTGTAGGGGAAGAATTACAAGCTTCAAAAATAGAAATCGACAATATAAAGAGGAAATTCGGCATTGGTTTACATGATACAGTCGCAAAAATGAAATTCCCGAATGCGTGTTTCGAGAAGCTTCAAACGCAACTTGATTCTGTCGCTAATAAGTTCATAAGTGCGTTTGATTCTGAAGAAAAACATTTGGAGAACAGCGAAAGCGTTTTAATGTATCTATCTTCTTTGCAACTCGAGCTGCAAAAGATCTCACTTGAAGATAAAAACTTTGTTGAAAAAAGTAAATTGATTATATCCGAATTGGAAAAAGAGAATCAAGAATCGATAGAACGCTTGCGCTTTTTGAACGACGAATTAGatgttgagagagagatgaaaattaAGCTCGAGGGTATGCTTGTACATTTGACTTCTGAACTAGAAAGTCAAAGGTCGGAGCTTGACCATGTTAGTAAACTTGCAACAGAGCGGGAATTAGAAAACTCGAGAGTTGTTCAACTTATCGCACAACATGAAGAGAATCTTGAAAAGCTTCATAAGGACCGTTCGGTTGATGCATCTCTTGCGTGTCGGTTAGAAGAGATGCAAGAAAGTATTATCAGTGAAGATTTAAAATTTATTTTCGTTAATACTCATTATGAAGTTAAGATCAAGGAACTCGAAAAAGACCATCTTGAAAGTGAATCTCGATTAATCgaagaaaatgaaaatcttgtagcaACCGTTAAATCTCTTCAAATGAAACTTCGTGATACGGAATCGAGATTAAATGAACTAGTTGATCGTGAAGTTCGATGTATGAAAGAAAACGAGACGTTGTCAACAACCCTCGAATCTCTCCGGGTTGAAATGGAAGCTTCTGTTGTTCGTAACGCTCTTGAGGTTGACCAACTGAAAGACATGTTGACCAAGTACGAGGCAGAGGTTGCACAAAATAAGGAACTTCAATCGAAACTTTTGGACGCTGAAACAAGGTTGAATGAGTGTATTGTAAGCGAGACTCGTTATATTGAAGAAAACGAGAAATTGTCAACTAGTCTTGAATTTATCAAACGGGAGTTGGAGGCTTTAAATGCTCGTAATTTAGCGATTTCGGAATCGAAGAACAAGCATGCTATTGAGGTTGACCAACTGAAAGACATGTTGACCAAATACGAGGCAGAGGTTGAACAATATAAGGAACTTCAATCGAAACTTTTGGACGCTGAAACGAGGTTGAATGAGTGTATTGAAAGCGAGACTCGTTATATTGAAGAAAACGAGAAATTGTCAACTAGTCTCGAATTCTACAAACGGGAGTTGGAGGCTTTAAATGCTCGTAATTTAGAGATTTCGGAATCGAAGAACAAGCATGCTCTTGAGGTTGACCAACTGAAAGACGCGTTGACCAAGTACGAGGCAGAGGCTGAACAAAATAAGGAACTTCAATCGAAACTTTTGGATGCTGAAACGAGGTTGAATGAGTGTATTGTAAGCGAGACTCGTTATGTCGAAGAAAACGAGAAATTGTCAACTAGTCTCGAATTTCACAAACAGGAGTTGGAGGCTTTAAATGCTCGTAATTTAGAGATTTCGGAATCAAAGAACAAGCATATTCTTGAGGTTGACCAACTGAAAGACATGTTGACCAAGTACGAGGCGGAGGTTGGGCACGTTAACATGGAACTTCATGATACCGATTCAAGATTAAAAGCGTGTCTTGAAAACGAAGCTCGTTACATTGAAGAGAACAGAAGTTTAGCGTCGGAACTTGGATCTCTTAGATTGGAATTAGAGGCTTCTTTTGCTCATAATGCTGAAATTTTGGAATCGAAAAACGAGCATTCAATCGAGGTTGGTCAACTGAAAGACATGTTGACTAAGTTAGAGTCAGATGTCGGTAAATACAGTAAACTTGAAACGAAGCTTCTAGATACCGAGTCGAGATTGAACCGTTGTCTTGAAAACGAGTCTCGTTACATTGAAGAGAACAAGAATCTTGCAACGAAACTGGATCAGTCAACAGCAGAGGTTGACCAATTGAAGGAAGAAGTCAAAATGAATCTTCTTGATGCAAAAGAGAAAATCGATCACTACATTAAAGGCGAGGCTCGATATATTGACGAAATTAAATCCTTAAAATCCGAGTTGGATGCTGTTATTGCTCAAAACGCAGCCGTTTTGAGTTCAACTAATACTCGAACGATTGAACTTGAACAGAACGATGGCATGATTTCTAAGGAAGAATCGGATATTTTATTAGTCGTACTGAAATCGAAGTTAGGAGAACAGAACGATGAATTGATCGCGTTGCAGAATAAATGTAGTGAACTTACGAACAAGCTTTCTGAACAGATCTTGAAAACCGAAGAGTTCAAGAACATGTCAATCTACTTAAAGGAGCTTAAAGAAAACGGTGATGTGGCACGAGAGAAAAAAGAACCTGAAGGGCCATCTGAATCGTTGCGATTGGCGTTTATAAAAGAACAGTATCAATCGAAGATTCAAGAATTAAAGCAGCAGCTTTCTGTTTCGAAAATGCATAATGAGGAAATGTTGTTTAAGTTACAAGATGCTCTTGAAGAAATCGAGAGTAAAAAGAAGTCTGAATCTACTCATTTGAGGAGAATTGAAGAATTGCAAGCGGAGGTCAATTTGGTAAATTCAGATAAACCGGATAATGATAGGATACAAGCTGAGCTGGAATGTGCTGTATTGAGTCTTGAATGTTgcaaggaagaaaaagaaaagctTGCGACTTTATTACGAGAATGTGAAGATGAAAAGTCGAAAATTTCGGACGAGCTTTCTTTGATTAGAGAGCGGTTTGCCGCGAAAGAAGGAACTAGTTTTACGGGCTCAAATGGTTCGGTCGACCCAGTCAGTCCCATAAGTGTAAAAATCGTTCAG GGAGTTACGAAACATGCATATGAAGGAGATGAGAATTCTCCGGTCGATGATTCAAAGCAATTAATGGTTGTCAACGATCAATTCAGAACTCAACATTTGAGATCTTGTATGGAGCAACTAGACGAGGAG TTGGAAAagatgaaaaacgataattcactTCTCCCGTTGGCTAATTACGACCCTAGCATTCAAGATTTTCATAGAGAACTTGCGCAACTAAACCAG GTCAATGAAGAGTTGGGAAGCATATACCCTAATTTTGTCGACTTTCGAGGAAATGGAAATGCGTTAGAAAGGGTTCTTGCTTTAGAAATTGAGCTTGCTGAAGCGCTTAAAACAAAAAACAAATCAAGCATATTCCAAAG TTCGTTCCTGAAGCAACATAGTGACGAGGAGGCGGTTTTTAAGAGCTTTAGGGACATAAATGAACTGATAAAGGATATGCTGGACATTAAAGGGAAGTATACGAACGTTGAAAATGAACTAAAAGAGATGCACGATCGTTACTCTCAATTAAGTCTGCAGTTTGCAGAAGTTGAAGGGGAGAGACAAAAGCTGATGATGACCCTCAAGAATGTGCGGTCGTCGAGAAATTTGCTTCGTGTTAATCGATCATCTTTGGCGGCTTTAGAAGATAATCCTTTGTAA